In one Deltaproteobacteria bacterium genomic region, the following are encoded:
- a CDS encoding nitronate monooxygenase produces the protein MFKTLVCDILGIEYPIILGGMVWIGKAKLAGAVSEAGGLGLLATGGMTVEEVIEESKKVRDITTKPFGINVPLARPDAWDLIEAGIKGGATAVSTSAGSPKKFTAMIKDAGCTVMHVVPSVSFADKCADAGVDIIVAEGIEAGGHDGFDEITTMALVPQVVDRVSIPVVAAGGIADGRGFMAALALGAQGVQMGTRFVATHESAAHPRFKEAILRVAADGTTLTGRTTVGPTRGIKNKLTAMILEAEKRQASQEEIFELIGEGRSAMASIEGDTEEGSVYCGQIGGMIRELKSVREVIDDVIAEAERIVSKWQRDS, from the coding sequence ATGTTCAAAACACTGGTCTGCGACATTCTGGGAATCGAGTATCCGATCATTCTGGGCGGCATGGTATGGATCGGCAAGGCCAAGCTTGCGGGGGCCGTCTCCGAGGCGGGAGGCCTCGGCCTTCTCGCCACGGGGGGCATGACCGTTGAAGAGGTCATAGAGGAATCGAAAAAGGTCCGCGACATAACGACAAAACCCTTCGGTATCAATGTTCCCCTGGCGCGTCCCGATGCCTGGGACCTGATCGAGGCCGGCATCAAGGGGGGCGCGACGGCCGTCTCGACATCGGCGGGAAGCCCGAAAAAATTCACCGCCATGATAAAGGACGCGGGCTGCACGGTCATGCATGTGGTCCCCTCGGTCTCGTTCGCCGATAAGTGCGCCGACGCCGGAGTGGATATTATCGTCGCCGAGGGGATCGAGGCAGGCGGTCACGACGGCTTCGACGAGATCACCACCATGGCCCTGGTCCCCCAGGTCGTTGACCGTGTCTCCATACCGGTCGTGGCCGCTGGTGGGATCGCGGACGGCCGGGGATTCATGGCCGCCCTGGCCCTGGGAGCACAGGGGGTCCAGATGGGAACACGTTTCGTCGCCACTCATGAATCGGCAGCACACCCCCGCTTCAAGGAAGCTATCCTGCGGGTCGCGGCTGATGGAACGACACTCACGGGAAGAACGACCGTCGGGCCCACACGGGGCATCAAGAACAAACTGACGGCGATGATCCTCGAAGCGGAAAAGCGGCAGGCCTCTCAGGAGGAAATATTCGAACTGATCGGAGAAGGCCGCTCCGCCATGGCCAGCATCGAAGGCGACACCGAGGAAGGTTCCGTTTACTGCGGCCAGATCGGCGGCATGATCCGGGAACTGAAAAGCGTCCGCGAGGTCATAGACGACGTCATCGCCGAAGCGGAAAGGATCGTTTCAAAGTGGCAGCGGGATTCGTGA
- a CDS encoding SDR family NAD(P)-dependent oxidoreductase, translated as MKNIKGLNAIVTGGSRGLGPIIAEALAKEGVNLVLAARSKEELTIVAKDLSVHGTRTVAVPVDITDADSLKKLVEQAHRELGSIEILINNAGIEWVCSYIKLSLEYIRRIIDTNLRGPLLLTRLLLPHMLERGKGHVVTMSSLGGQKGSPYSATYAATKAGLIEWTSGLREELRGTGVSASVVCPGFVSEKGMFAVYNKRAPAMTGETTPDKVAKAVIHAIREDKQEIIVNPGPVLIMKLCEAIHPAIMTTILRLSGVYEFYRKQAAENEAAENEASEGELDSGLRIRD; from the coding sequence TTGAAAAATATAAAAGGGCTCAACGCTATCGTCACTGGAGGATCGAGGGGCCTCGGGCCGATCATTGCCGAGGCACTTGCGAAAGAAGGTGTCAATCTTGTCCTGGCGGCCCGTTCAAAAGAAGAACTGACCATCGTTGCAAAAGACCTCTCAGTTCATGGCACACGAACGGTCGCCGTTCCTGTTGATATAACCGATGCTGATTCTCTCAAAAAACTCGTTGAACAGGCACACCGTGAACTTGGAAGCATAGAAATCCTGATCAACAACGCAGGTATAGAATGGGTCTGCAGTTATATCAAATTATCGCTCGAGTATATACGCCGTATCATCGACACTAATCTGCGGGGCCCTCTTCTGCTGACGCGTCTTCTCCTCCCGCACATGCTGGAAAGGGGAAAGGGACATGTTGTGACCATGTCTTCCCTTGGAGGGCAAAAGGGGTCACCCTATTCAGCAACGTATGCCGCCACAAAGGCGGGACTTATTGAATGGACGAGCGGACTCAGGGAGGAACTGCGGGGCACGGGGGTCAGTGCTTCCGTTGTCTGCCCCGGCTTTGTATCTGAAAAAGGAATGTTTGCAGTTTACAACAAACGCGCGCCGGCCATGACTGGTGAAACAACACCTGATAAGGTTGCAAAGGCGGTTATTCACGCTATCAGAGAGGACAAGCAGGAGATCATCGTTAATCCGGGCCCGGTACTGATAATGAAGCTCTGTGAAGCGATCCATCCTGCCATCATGACCACCATTCTCAGGTTGTCCGGTGTGTATGAATTCTATCGGAAACAGGCGGCTGAAAATGAGGCGGCTGAAAATGAGGCGTCTGAAGGGGAACTGGATTCGGGATTGCGGATAAGGGATTAG
- a CDS encoding gamma-aminobutyrate dehydratase has product MALRTADEYRQGLRDGRTVYIMGNPVSDVTEDPYIKVGVETAAHDFLLAHDPEKREIAVMKDPETGEDISAYFEVPDHPESVRKRHNLILEACYYADGAIPFVKDVGTDIINALSVASRLTGNKEYEKRVNDYRRYCAGKDLSLAGAVTDVKGDRKKGPSGQESPDYYLRIVDKTADEIVVSGAKAHITAGTYVDEILVIPTRNLTEKEADYAVAFAVPVDTPGITQICRPNFRFEDRNHFPTPKPKRGHIESLLIFDEVRIPKERVFMQREWQFAQALAYAFAAFHRFTAVTYKIPILEFMTGLGILAAEANGINRSSHIREAFIEMIKYTETTRSLAKAAMYEPEDFGGSGLFVPNRLTCNMAKLFFASHFHEFIRLIQDITGGILVTQPTYRDWENPDLRPYLERYLGGAEGYDAETRMKLMSMLHHVVGSDFAAWHEVCTVHAEGSFASQKMMLMVEAPMKKYKEAARKLVGLHSA; this is encoded by the coding sequence ATGGCTTTGAGAACGGCCGATGAATACAGGCAAGGATTGAGGGACGGCAGGACCGTGTATATCATGGGAAACCCGGTTTCAGACGTCACTGAAGACCCTTATATCAAAGTAGGTGTGGAAACGGCGGCGCACGACTTTCTGCTCGCACACGACCCGGAGAAACGGGAAATCGCGGTTATGAAGGACCCCGAAACAGGCGAAGACATAAGTGCCTACTTTGAAGTTCCCGACCATCCCGAATCGGTACGCAAAAGGCACAATCTCATCCTGGAAGCCTGTTACTACGCCGATGGCGCGATCCCCTTCGTGAAAGACGTGGGAACGGATATTATCAACGCCCTTTCAGTCGCATCACGGCTGACGGGAAACAAGGAATATGAAAAACGGGTGAACGATTACCGCCGGTATTGTGCCGGAAAGGACCTGTCACTGGCCGGAGCAGTGACGGACGTGAAGGGAGACCGTAAGAAAGGCCCTTCCGGACAGGAAAGCCCCGATTACTATCTCCGGATCGTTGATAAAACAGCCGATGAAATAGTTGTTTCCGGGGCGAAGGCGCATATCACCGCAGGGACGTATGTTGATGAAATTCTTGTCATTCCTACCAGGAACCTGACTGAAAAGGAAGCCGATTACGCCGTTGCCTTCGCGGTCCCCGTCGATACACCGGGCATTACACAGATATGCCGGCCGAATTTCAGGTTCGAGGACAGGAACCACTTTCCTACTCCCAAGCCGAAAAGAGGGCATATTGAATCACTTCTGATCTTCGATGAGGTCAGGATACCAAAGGAACGGGTATTCATGCAGCGGGAATGGCAGTTTGCACAGGCCCTTGCTTACGCCTTTGCCGCCTTTCATCGATTCACTGCCGTTACGTATAAAATACCGATCCTGGAATTCATGACAGGTCTCGGAATACTTGCGGCTGAAGCGAACGGTATCAACAGATCTTCTCATATTCGAGAAGCATTTATCGAAATGATAAAATACACGGAAACCACCCGGTCCCTGGCAAAGGCAGCAATGTATGAACCGGAGGATTTCGGCGGGTCGGGACTTTTCGTCCCCAACCGTCTTACCTGCAACATGGCGAAGCTTTTCTTCGCATCACACTTTCACGAGTTCATCAGGCTCATCCAGGATATCACAGGAGGCATACTGGTAACTCAGCCGACATACCGGGATTGGGAAAATCCCGACCTCCGGCCGTACCTGGAGCGCTATCTCGGCGGTGCCGAAGGATATGACGCGGAAACGCGCATGAAACTGATGAGCATGCTCCACCATGTTGTGGGAAGCGATTTCGCCGCATGGCACGAGGTCTGTACCGTTCACGCCGAAGGTTCCTTTGCATCGCAGAAGATGATGCTCATGGTCGAAGCACCCATGAAAAAATACAAGGAAGCAGCCCGGAAGCTGGTGGGGCTTCACAGTGCCTGA
- a CDS encoding long-chain-fatty-acid--CoA ligase translates to MEQEPRTIQELVAANARNHPNTVFLNYYDDLVTYEKLEERTDAFARYLLDKGVRRGDVVSYMLGNSPYYFYTLLGAQKIGAVGGPISCWWQAEEVRFLVNDSQPKILVMDAEYAPIVSAIKDDMPSVKAIVINSPEPLDLDYPHDYLPAIIARSGGKPDIDSPPGPDDISTLMYTSGTTGTPKGVMLTHRGTIFGAKIKTEPFPLNPGDRALCVLPLFHSGGLNDLAFPCMYRAATIVLRKGFSASEFWECVENNKINAFYIVPTMWNILLNAPESKTVDTSSLVFGLSGAAPIPPEQLRECEERFKIPIIEAYGSTENTGGTTANHLDSRKDGSIGMAFMGIDVKIFDEKDRELPPGEIGEIVVKGDTVMMGYFNNPEMTAETITNGWLHTGDVGYVDNDGFFFIVDRMKDMIIRGGVNVYPKELESIIYTHPKISQVAVIPEPDRKYGQVAKACIVLKRGEEATEDEIREFCRQHMAAYKVPQYYVFREGLPTNAVGKVIKKDLIRLLEEEATAEPVPVAHFFEDMPKRFIPEKAEGVSATVSYNITGKGGGKWTITIQDGTMTLSEGILTEPTVYLVARDCDYHDIVTGKLDGITAVVTGKLKIEGDVGFMAKLREMMKPIS, encoded by the coding sequence ATGGAACAGGAACCACGCACCATTCAGGAACTGGTTGCGGCGAACGCCCGGAACCACCCAAATACCGTTTTTCTGAATTATTACGATGACCTCGTAACTTACGAGAAACTTGAAGAACGGACCGATGCCTTTGCCCGTTATCTGCTTGATAAGGGGGTCCGGAGGGGTGATGTCGTATCCTACATGCTGGGAAACAGCCCCTATTATTTCTACACCCTTCTCGGCGCGCAGAAGATAGGTGCCGTTGGCGGCCCCATCAGTTGCTGGTGGCAGGCGGAAGAAGTTCGCTTTCTCGTGAACGACTCGCAACCGAAGATCCTTGTCATGGATGCCGAATACGCCCCTATCGTATCAGCGATCAAAGATGATATGCCGTCCGTTAAGGCGATCGTGATCAATTCCCCTGAACCGCTGGACCTCGATTATCCTCATGACTATCTGCCGGCCATTATTGCACGCTCCGGCGGCAAACCGGATATCGATTCACCACCTGGACCGGACGATATATCTACCTTGATGTATACCTCCGGGACCACGGGCACGCCGAAGGGTGTAATGCTCACCCACAGGGGAACCATCTTCGGTGCAAAGATCAAGACCGAACCCTTTCCTCTCAATCCGGGAGACAGGGCCTTGTGTGTCCTTCCCCTTTTTCACTCCGGAGGGTTGAACGACCTTGCCTTTCCCTGTATGTACCGGGCCGCAACGATCGTTCTGAGAAAGGGATTCTCTGCATCGGAATTCTGGGAATGCGTCGAAAACAACAAAATAAACGCCTTCTACATAGTCCCAACCATGTGGAACATCCTGCTCAACGCACCGGAATCAAAAACCGTCGATACAAGTTCTCTCGTATTCGGCCTTTCAGGGGCGGCCCCCATTCCACCGGAACAACTCAGGGAATGTGAGGAACGATTTAAAATTCCAATTATCGAAGCATACGGCTCCACGGAAAACACCGGCGGCACAACGGCAAATCATCTTGACAGCAGGAAGGACGGCTCGATCGGAATGGCCTTCATGGGAATCGATGTGAAGATATTTGATGAAAAAGACCGGGAATTGCCGCCGGGAGAGATCGGTGAAATCGTCGTCAAGGGAGATACGGTTATGATGGGCTATTTTAACAACCCCGAAATGACGGCGGAAACCATTACGAATGGCTGGCTTCATACCGGGGATGTCGGCTACGTTGATAATGATGGATTCTTCTTCATCGTCGACCGCATGAAAGACATGATCATCCGTGGCGGTGTGAACGTCTATCCAAAGGAGCTGGAAAGCATTATCTACACCCATCCGAAAATAAGCCAGGTGGCCGTCATCCCCGAACCCGACAGGAAATACGGCCAGGTCGCAAAGGCATGTATCGTACTGAAGCGGGGCGAAGAAGCAACAGAAGACGAGATCCGGGAATTCTGCCGGCAGCATATGGCGGCATACAAGGTACCGCAGTACTATGTCTTTCGCGAGGGGCTTCCTACCAATGCCGTCGGCAAGGTGATCAAAAAGGACCTTATCCGGCTCCTTGAGGAAGAAGCGACAGCGGAGCCGGTCCCGGTTGCCCATTTCTTCGAGGATATGCCGAAACGATTCATCCCTGAAAAAGCAGAAGGAGTATCAGCAACCGTCAGTTACAACATCACCGGCAAAGGGGGCGGAAAGTGGACGATCACCATACAGGACGGGACGATGACCCTGAGCGAGGGCATTCTCACGGAGCCGACGGTGTACCTCGTGGCACGGGACTGCGATTACCACGATATCGTCACGGGCAAACTTGACGGCATCACGGCCGTGGTGACGGGAAAATTGAAGATCGAAGGGGATGTGGGATTCATGGCAAAGCTCCGCGAGATGATGAAACCGATCAGTTAA
- a CDS encoding NAD(P)-dependent oxidoreductase codes for MDKKRGNVLVTGAAGFTGHHMVMEAVAAGFRVRATDVSSRYYSALFEALGVEFIASDLTKRNGLDRLTDGVEGVFHVAGIHDYSTPDEIIQAVNVGGVENICDAAVTAGVERLIHWSSVGVYGYDWHERKPVAEDDRKLTPPLNNYNITKWEGEQVVWKYMKDKNLQATILRPAAIYGTRCEYGLYNAFKQVYQDRRKKKMLMIGRGDRIEAFVHVRDVCRAAIHAYDTGAMVGEAYNISDDTRITTAEFFRLISRELLGQEKDFIHVPKNILIPVAALSQFLARLFGTKSLLETATLHYLTCDRVWDNSKLKATGFTFLYPTMPEGMRETLKWYRDSGWFRI; via the coding sequence ATGGATAAAAAGCGAGGGAATGTTCTTGTCACCGGCGCCGCCGGGTTTACCGGTCATCACATGGTCATGGAGGCCGTGGCGGCAGGGTTCAGGGTTCGGGCGACCGATGTTTCGAGTCGATACTACAGTGCCCTTTTTGAGGCCCTTGGCGTTGAATTCATAGCCTCGGACCTGACGAAAAGAAACGGCCTGGACCGGCTGACCGACGGGGTTGAAGGAGTTTTTCATGTCGCCGGCATTCATGATTATTCAACGCCCGACGAGATCATACAGGCCGTTAATGTAGGCGGGGTAGAGAACATATGCGATGCTGCAGTGACGGCCGGCGTGGAACGGCTCATCCACTGGTCATCGGTCGGCGTCTACGGTTATGACTGGCACGAGAGAAAGCCGGTCGCGGAAGATGACCGGAAACTGACACCGCCTCTGAACAATTACAATATCACCAAATGGGAAGGGGAACAGGTGGTCTGGAAATACATGAAAGATAAGAACCTGCAGGCCACCATCCTGAGACCGGCGGCGATTTACGGGACCCGTTGTGAATACGGCCTCTACAACGCATTCAAGCAGGTGTACCAGGACCGCCGGAAGAAAAAGATGCTGATGATCGGCCGGGGTGACCGGATCGAGGCCTTTGTTCATGTCCGGGATGTCTGCCGGGCGGCGATCCATGCCTATGACACCGGGGCCATGGTGGGAGAGGCCTACAATATCAGCGACGATACGCGAATCACGACAGCCGAGTTCTTCAGACTGATCTCCCGCGAACTCCTTGGCCAAGAAAAAGACTTTATTCACGTACCCAAGAACATCCTTATTCCCGTGGCGGCCCTTTCGCAATTTCTGGCACGACTTTTTGGAACAAAATCGCTTCTTGAAACCGCAACGCTCCATTACCTCACCTGCGACAGGGTCTGGGACAACAGCAAACTCAAGGCCACCGGATTTACATTCCTCTATCCCACCATGCCGGAGGGAATGAGGGAAACGCTGAAATGGTACCGGGACAGCGGATGGTTCAGGATCTGA
- a CDS encoding aldehyde ferredoxin oxidoreductase family protein, giving the protein MGTPGPVNDRILDVDLTTGHIDHMDVSPEDRRRFLGGKGIALKILHDAIRPGTDPMSPDNILVMMTGPTAGTPSPAGGRFIVAGKSPLTGIFGSSLAGGRVGLSLKRAGFDGIVIRGCSDSPVYIKVTDDGAVIEDASSLWGMDTYQVQEERKHEGDWAVIGPAGEHLVRYAVIVSGRRVSGRCGLGTVMGSKNLKGIVARGGRKFRPADPGLFEKAVKRAQEKVASHPNTGTQLRELGTPQNVMLYGTSGITPVRNFSVSNFDKIQHLSAEKIKNEHYVKNHGCVGCPIQCGRMGRYGGRELVSPEYETIGLMGSNLMIDDLSMVAEWNDILNRLGMDSISAGGTIGFAMELMERGMLSGTLSFGSASGISELLQDIAYRRGLGDELAEGVKRLSEKYSGEDFAIHVKGLEMAAYDPRGCTGQGLAYATANCGATHLSGSTHAIEVNTYLSQHGTKGKPHFVKFMQDLTDAVNSSIFCIQTMYPFLEENFAYKYTPLPIMQFIMRNLPAIAVKTTDLSDYAALMSGLLGYRISKSEYYEIGERIFNLERLMNCREGINRADDTLPPRLLNEVREDGWPSIELESMLDSYYHLRGWDPTGHPTQAVLDRLGISQQEGF; this is encoded by the coding sequence ATGGGAACACCCGGTCCGGTAAACGACAGGATTCTCGATGTTGACCTTACCACCGGTCACATCGATCACATGGATGTTTCCCCGGAAGACCGCCGCCGATTCCTCGGCGGCAAAGGGATAGCCCTGAAGATATTACACGACGCTATCAGGCCGGGAACGGACCCGATGTCTCCCGACAATATCCTTGTCATGATGACGGGACCCACCGCGGGAACCCCCTCTCCAGCGGGAGGCCGTTTCATTGTTGCCGGCAAGTCCCCTCTCACCGGCATATTCGGCTCGTCTCTCGCCGGCGGGCGCGTCGGCCTCAGCCTGAAACGAGCAGGGTTTGACGGGATCGTGATCAGGGGGTGTTCGGATTCTCCGGTCTACATCAAGGTCACTGATGATGGTGCCGTCATTGAAGATGCCTCTTCTCTCTGGGGCATGGATACCTATCAGGTCCAGGAAGAACGGAAGCACGAAGGAGATTGGGCGGTCATCGGTCCTGCCGGTGAACATCTCGTACGGTACGCCGTCATCGTATCGGGGCGACGAGTCTCCGGACGTTGCGGTCTCGGCACCGTCATGGGTTCAAAGAACCTTAAAGGCATCGTGGCACGAGGCGGCAGAAAATTTCGTCCCGCCGATCCGGGACTCTTTGAAAAAGCGGTAAAACGGGCGCAGGAAAAGGTTGCCTCCCATCCGAACACGGGCACGCAGCTCAGGGAACTCGGGACCCCGCAGAACGTGATGCTCTATGGCACATCGGGCATCACACCGGTGCGAAATTTCAGCGTGTCGAATTTCGATAAGATTCAACATCTGAGCGCCGAGAAAATAAAGAACGAGCACTATGTCAAAAATCATGGCTGTGTCGGATGTCCTATTCAGTGCGGGCGCATGGGTCGTTATGGCGGCAGGGAACTGGTATCGCCAGAGTATGAGACCATCGGCCTGATGGGATCGAACCTTATGATAGACGACCTTTCGATGGTGGCCGAATGGAACGACATATTGAACCGGCTCGGCATGGACTCAATCAGTGCCGGCGGGACGATCGGTTTTGCCATGGAACTGATGGAACGCGGTATGCTTTCCGGTACCCTTTCCTTTGGAAGCGCCTCCGGCATTTCCGAACTCCTTCAGGATATCGCCTATCGAAGGGGACTGGGGGATGAGCTTGCCGAGGGAGTGAAACGACTCTCTGAAAAATACAGCGGCGAGGATTTCGCCATTCATGTCAAAGGTCTGGAAATGGCCGCCTATGACCCGCGGGGATGCACCGGCCAGGGCCTGGCATATGCGACCGCCAACTGCGGCGCCACTCATCTTTCAGGCAGCACCCATGCCATAGAAGTCAACACCTATCTGAGCCAGCATGGAACAAAGGGCAAACCCCACTTCGTCAAGTTCATGCAGGATCTGACCGACGCGGTCAATTCCTCTATCTTCTGCATACAGACCATGTATCCCTTCCTTGAGGAAAACTTCGCGTACAAATATACACCCCTTCCCATCATGCAGTTCATCATGCGGAATCTCCCCGCCATAGCCGTCAAGACCACGGATCTGTCCGATTATGCCGCGCTCATGTCGGGGCTTCTCGGATACAGGATTTCAAAAAGCGAGTACTACGAGATAGGGGAACGTATCTTCAATCTCGAACGGCTCATGAACTGCCGCGAAGGCATCAACAGGGCCGACGATACCCTGCCCCCCCGCCTGTTGAATGAAGTCAGAGAAGACGGGTGGCCGTCAATCGAACTTGAGTCCATGCTCGACAGTTACTATCACCTGCGCGGCTGGGACCCGACGGGGCACCCCACTCAGGCGGTTCTTGATCGATTGGGAATTTCCCAACAGGAGGGGTTCTGA
- a CDS encoding TetR/AcrR family transcriptional regulator: protein MKKKARKNTQKKDRKQNLQKAVNIMEGALTVFGEKGYEATTISDICKAAKISDATLYEYFTSKEEVLFSIPEIYTKREFDRMREVSRYVHGAKEQIRLIIQGYLEFYENNPLYTSVALLTLKGNKRFTQSPAYLTVREASHTIVEAYKQGIEEGVFREDLDPYIVRNMVLGFIEHLTIQWLVVGRPESISAYRDILFDMVIRAVEKKNERGPLEVLLRLEEPYTQ from the coding sequence ATGAAAAAGAAAGCACGGAAAAACACTCAGAAAAAGGACAGAAAACAGAACCTGCAGAAGGCCGTGAACATCATGGAAGGCGCACTGACGGTCTTCGGTGAAAAGGGTTACGAGGCGACGACCATATCGGATATCTGCAAGGCCGCTAAGATTTCCGATGCCACCCTCTATGAATATTTTACCTCGAAAGAAGAGGTCCTCTTTTCCATCCCCGAGATATACACAAAAAGAGAGTTCGACCGGATGCGGGAGGTAAGCCGTTACGTTCACGGAGCGAAGGAACAAATACGTCTCATCATCCAGGGGTATCTTGAGTTCTATGAAAACAACCCTCTGTATACTTCGGTGGCGCTGCTGACCCTGAAGGGAAACAAGAGATTTACCCAGTCCCCGGCGTACCTGACCGTCCGGGAGGCTTCCCACACTATTGTAGAAGCCTACAAGCAGGGAATTGAAGAAGGGGTTTTCAGAGAGGACCTTGACCCTTACATTGTCAGAAACATGGTGCTCGGCTTCATAGAGCATCTGACCATCCAGTGGCTGGTCGTCGGACGGCCTGAGAGCATTTCAGCCTACCGGGACATCCTGTTCGACATGGTAATACGGGCAGTGGAGAAGAAGAATGAACGGGGTCCTCTTGAAGTTCTGCTCAGGCTCGAAGAACCGTACACTCAGTAA
- a CDS encoding enoyl-CoA hydratase/isomerase family protein has translation MNYRVLEYGVIDDVAVITMNNPPVNALGIQFLEDITTVLDQIESPGAARAVLITSSCPGFFSTGDDVGPLKDIDDEMINMLPAAHAFLDRLEALPLPTVAGINGHALGGGFELALACDFRFMGRDSGSIGMPEVRLGMIPVMGGTQRLPQIVGRAKALEMMIKGRALTPGEAKESGIVTDIFPQEELFERSLEYARRLARQATMAIGRIKRCVMTGLKDGFDAGMAMEFQTFRENIRTHDAREGIDAFLTGRRPEFRGRD, from the coding sequence ATGAATTATCGCGTACTGGAATATGGGGTGATCGATGATGTTGCCGTTATCACCATGAACAATCCACCTGTTAACGCCCTGGGTATTCAATTTCTCGAGGATATTACGACGGTTCTCGATCAGATCGAATCTCCCGGCGCTGCACGGGCCGTCCTCATCACCAGTTCCTGCCCCGGCTTCTTTTCAACCGGAGATGATGTGGGACCGCTGAAGGATATCGACGATGAAATGATTAACATGCTGCCCGCGGCCCACGCCTTCCTCGACAGGCTCGAGGCTCTTCCTCTGCCGACTGTTGCGGGCATCAACGGTCACGCGCTCGGTGGAGGGTTCGAGCTTGCCCTCGCCTGCGATTTTCGTTTTATGGGTAGAGATTCAGGAAGTATCGGAATGCCGGAAGTACGCCTCGGCATGATACCCGTCATGGGTGGAACGCAACGTTTGCCGCAGATAGTGGGGCGCGCGAAGGCCCTGGAGATGATGATAAAAGGCCGTGCGCTTACCCCCGGGGAAGCGAAGGAATCAGGCATTGTCACTGATATCTTTCCTCAGGAGGAACTTTTCGAACGGTCTCTTGAGTATGCCCGGCGGCTGGCCCGTCAGGCGACAATGGCCATCGGGCGGATCAAGCGGTGCGTCATGACAGGATTGAAAGACGGTTTCGATGCCGGTATGGCCATGGAGTTTCAGACCTTCCGGGAAAATATCCGCACACATGACGCCCGGGAAGGTATCGATGCCTTCCTGACGGGACGCAGGCCGGAGTTCAGGGGAAGGGACTGA
- a CDS encoding amidohydrolase yields MIIDMHCHLYTWSMISDRYWDELVEIALDFFRKNNLGEPPKEEIRKNIMDPMMDPDGSKLFASMDAAGVDISVILVTDWGYGIGEPEDTIDDINKVYGSIGKNYPDRIIPFAGVDPRRPGAVDILDRAVNDYGCKGLKYHPTSGFYPDGEESYRVLEKAEELGIPLLSHLGPISKPLKSKYAMPINLDAVVTDFPKLTVIGAHMAFSWWHQLVNLIAAKATTFYADFSGMQVLARRNFGEFCHMLRAAFDEAGAEKFLWGTDNPILENVIPVKDWLQMVRELPENAPDGLVFTKEEIEAVLGGNARKILNI; encoded by the coding sequence ATGATCATCGATATGCATTGCCACCTGTATACCTGGAGTATGATATCGGATCGATACTGGGATGAACTTGTAGAGATCGCTTTGGATTTTTTCAGAAAAAACAATCTGGGTGAACCGCCGAAGGAAGAGATCAGGAAGAATATCATGGATCCCATGATGGACCCCGACGGCTCAAAGCTATTCGCCTCAATGGATGCCGCCGGTGTCGATATTTCCGTGATACTTGTGACGGACTGGGGATACGGGATCGGTGAGCCGGAGGACACGATCGATGATATCAACAAAGTATATGGTTCGATCGGCAAAAACTATCCCGACCGTATCATTCCCTTTGCAGGCGTTGACCCGCGAAGGCCCGGCGCCGTCGATATCCTGGACCGGGCAGTCAACGATTACGGGTGCAAGGGGCTCAAGTATCACCCTACGTCGGGGTTCTATCCGGATGGCGAGGAATCGTACCGGGTACTCGAGAAGGCCGAGGAACTCGGCATTCCGCTCCTGTCACATCTGGGTCCCATATCGAAACCGCTGAAGAGCAAGTATGCTATGCCGATCAACCTGGATGCCGTCGTCACCGATTTCCCGAAACTTACCGTCATAGGCGCTCATATGGCCTTTTCCTGGTGGCATCAACTGGTCAATCTCATTGCTGCCAAGGCGACGACCTTTTACGCTGACTTTTCGGGAATGCAGGTCCTTGCACGGAGAAACTTCGGCGAGTTCTGTCATATGTTGAGGGCGGCCTTTGATGAAGCGGGGGCTGAAAAGTTTCTCTGGGGGACGGACAATCCCATACTGGAGAACGTGATCCCCGTAAAAGACTGGCTGCAAATGGTCCGGGAGCTCCCCGAAAATGCTCCCGACGGCCTTGTCTTCACAAAGGAAGAGATCGAGGCCGTTCTTGGCGGGAATGCGAGGAAGATATTGAATATATGA